Sequence from the Candidatus Bathyarchaeota archaeon genome:
TCTTATCCAGCACCCTTTCAAAGTATATCCTGTCCATGTAGGACTCTAGCACTATCGGCTGGCCGAGATGTTTGTATAGATCCAGTCTACCACTTAAGGCTGCGTACGGGGTCTCCTTGAGTAGGGTGACAGCTTCCTCAACATCCTCAGCCTTTAGGAGGGCTGGGAAGTTTATGGTCGTATGCTCCCTCCCTAGAGGTATCAGGTTTTGACTCTCGACAGGTTCGCCTGTATGTTTAGCCCTGAATATTCTCTTGAGGTTCTCAACCTCAATCCTGGCTGCGTACGCCCTCAAGAACTCTTGGATCCTGCCCCTCGCATCTTTGACGACCGTGAAATATCTGTCTACGAGGGTTTTCAGAAAGATCGTCTCCAGCCTTGTAGAGTCTACTTCTCTGCTGGGTAACTTGCTTATCTCAGTCGCGTAGTCGCCCCTCAAGAGTTGGGTGACAATCTCCGTGATGCTTCTGGATTTGGCCATAACGTTGAAATCTTCAGGGTTCAGAAGGTGTGTCTTCCTACCGTGGGTTCTGGTTATCAAGTATATTGTCTCAGGCTTCTTCACTTCTCTTCCCTCCCTATGACCTGCTTGACCCTCTTTGCCCTGAAGAACTCCTCCAGAGACTCCTCCTCGAGTCTCCCCTCGACATATCTAATCAATTCTATAAGGTTTGGTATGAGAATCCTTTCGAGGGCGTTCACCTTCCTGTTCGTCATCATCAACTCGTAGGCTATGATCTCTATCCTAGACTCTGTCTCTGCAAGCTCTACCAGTTCCCTCATCAAGCCTTTGAGTCTCTCAGCCGCTCTGTAGGCTGAGGGGCTCGATATTGGCTTTATCTCAGGCTCCTTCTCAACTATGACCTCTGGAACTATGACACCCATTATGCTGCGGGGCCTGACCTTGACACTCATCCTGTCGACTGTCAAGGCTTGGGAGAGTAGGCCTGAGTATCCCAGGTTCAGGTAGGCTTCCTTCAGGTCTATGTAGGCTTCCATGATCTTTCGGTCGAGGTCTTTCCTCATCGTAACCTTGGCCAGGAGCCTGTTCGTCTCAGCTGCAAGATGGTCTCTCTTCATTTTTAGAAGTTCTTGGCCCTTCCTTGTGAATTCGAGTTGCTCCCTTAACCTTAGTAGGACACCCCTAGTCACCGCGGCCCTGCCTGAAATGCTCATGTGGATGAAACCATCCTACTCTTAGGCAGCCTCTTGTTTCACATAGTACTTATGAATATATTCTTCACGTATTCTTGTCAGAGCTTTCTCAGGAAGGATTGATAAGAGTCTCCAAGCAATGTTCAGGGTCTCCTCTATCGACCTGTTTTCATATTCGCCTTGATTTATGAATTCAGTCTCGAATCTGTCAGCGAACTTCAGGTATAACTTCTCGTCTTCGCTCAAGCCGACCTCGCCGACTATTCTCGACAGGTCCCTGGCCCTCCTCCCCCTAGCGTAGGCTCCGTAGAGCTGGTCTGCAACATCTCCATGGTCCTCCCTTGTCTTGCCTTTACCTATCCCTTTCCTCATAAGCCTGGAGAGGGATGGCAAGACGTTTATCGGCGGATATATGCCTTTCATGTATAACTCACGGTCCAAGAATATTTGGCCCTCAGTTATGTATCCGCTCAGGTCCGGGATGGGATGTTGTATATCTCCTCCGGGCATTGTTAGGATAGGCATCTGGGTCAGTGAGCCGGGTAGACCCTCAATGATTCCAGCCCTCTCATATATTGAGGCCAAGTCGCTGTAGAGGTATCCTGGATAGCCTTTCCTGCTGGGAACCTCCTCCCTCGCTGCGCTCAACTCCCTGAGGACCTCGGCATAGTTTGTCATGTCGCTGAGTATAACAAGTACATGCATTCCAAGCTTGAAGGCTATATATTCAGCAGCCGTCAAGGCTATGCGGGGTGTGAATAGTCTCTCGATCGCTGGGTCGTCGGCCAAGTTTAGGATTATGACTGAACGTTCCAATGCCCCTGAATTTCTAAACTCATCTATGAAGTATTGGGCCTCATCGTGTCTCAGGCCCATCGCTGAGAAGACTAGGGCGAACTCCTCCCTCTCACCGAGGACAGTCGCCTGTCTTGAGATCTGGGCTATCAACCTGTTATGTGGTAGGCCGCTCTCTGAGAATATTGGGAGCTTCTGCCCCCTGACCAGGGAGAGCATCCCATCAATGGCTGAGACACCTGTCTGGATGAAGTTGTTCGGGTAGACCCTAGCCCTGGGGTTTATTGGGGAGCCGTTTATGTCCCCGAACTCGGTGGAGACTATGGGTGGGTAATTGTCTATGGGTTCAAAGATTCCGTTGAATATTCTACCAAGCATCTCGTCTGATAATGGTATCTTGAAGGTTGAGCCTGAGAAGCTTATTATTGAGTCTGCTTGCAAACCCATCTCACCACCGAAAATCTGTATAACCGCCTTCCCCCTCCCAACCTCAAGAACCCTACCCAACCTCTCAACACCATCTGGAGCCTTGATCTTGACAAGCTCATCGTATCCGACGTTCTCTACATTGTCAACCATTATGAGTGAACCCCTCACCTCCTCCAGTCCACGCTGGATCAATCCGTGGGTCCTAGTGAACAGCGACTCCAAGATTACCACCCTTATCCTAATCCATACTCTTGCTTTATTTTATTGATCTCTATGCTGATCTCTTGGGAGAGTTTCTCTATACCTTCGAGGCCACTCTTATCCTCCTTCGCCCTCTCGAGCTTAGATATCTGTGGTAGGGACTTTATTCTATCGATGGGCACCCCTTTCTCAACAAGTTCGCTTGCCATATCGTAGAATCCAAGCAGCAACTGCAGGAGGGCTATCTGCTTATCCATCTCGCAGAAGGCGTCGACCTCATGGTATGCGAACTGTCTCAGGAAAGCTTCCTTTATCAGTTCAGACTCTAACAGGATGAGTCTCTGAGTGTCGGGTAGGGCCCTCTCACCCATTATTCTCGCTATGGACTCAACCTCTGAGGATTCACTCAAGATCTTGAGGGCCTTACCCCTCAACTCTGAGAAGTCCTTGTGGAGTCTACCCTTCCAATAATCTGCAATCTTCTCAGCATATTGGC
This genomic interval carries:
- a CDS encoding V-type ATPase subunit; the protein is MKKPETIYLITRTHGRKTHLLNPEDFNVMAKSRSITEIVTQLLRGDYATEISKLPSREVDSTRLETIFLKTLVDRYFTVVKDARGRIQEFLRAYAARIEVENLKRIFRAKHTGEPVESQNLIPLGREHTTINFPALLKAEDVEEAVTLLKETPYAALSGRLDLYKHLGQPIVLESYMDRIYFERVLDKMEGLVDEDSLSWLIRQEIDLRNLLLIFTLKLREATPRIIEDMHIPIYYRLRRGVVRRLIQGKLEDAREILMGIYSDVANDLSKGEEESRVETVILKRVYEYATFALTNFFMELSYVVAYMLLCEREAKNLVAITTAVDLGVPEDVLRSRIL
- a CDS encoding V-type ATP synthase subunit D; translated protein: MSISGRAAVTRGVLLRLREQLEFTRKGQELLKMKRDHLAAETNRLLAKVTMRKDLDRKIMEAYIDLKEAYLNLGYSGLLSQALTVDRMSVKVRPRSIMGVIVPEVIVEKEPEIKPISSPSAYRAAERLKGLMRELVELAETESRIEIIAYELMMTNRKVNALERILIPNLIELIRYVEGRLEEESLEEFFRAKRVKQVIGREEK
- a CDS encoding V-type ATP synthase subunit B, which codes for MVDNVENVGYDELVKIKAPDGVERLGRVLEVGRGKAVIQIFGGEMGLQADSIISFSGSTFKIPLSDEMLGRIFNGIFEPIDNYPPIVSTEFGDINGSPINPRARVYPNNFIQTGVSAIDGMLSLVRGQKLPIFSESGLPHNRLIAQISRQATVLGEREEFALVFSAMGLRHDEAQYFIDEFRNSGALERSVIILNLADDPAIERLFTPRIALTAAEYIAFKLGMHVLVILSDMTNYAEVLRELSAAREEVPSRKGYPGYLYSDLASIYERAGIIEGLPGSLTQMPILTMPGGDIQHPIPDLSGYITEGQIFLDRELYMKGIYPPINVLPSLSRLMRKGIGKGKTREDHGDVADQLYGAYARGRRARDLSRIVGEVGLSEDEKLYLKFADRFETEFINQGEYENRSIEETLNIAWRLLSILPEKALTRIREEYIHKYYVKQEAA